In a single window of the Pontibacter russatus genome:
- a CDS encoding LysM peptidoglycan-binding domain-containing protein, translating into MGLMDFFKKGKEAPAKPVATPKSAPRTAAPPVSPTHAAAANDNLKKAAAPAQDTYTVQSGDSLSKIAKSHYGDAGDWKRIYEANKTLIGANPDLIHPGQRLVIPRD; encoded by the coding sequence ATGGGATTGATGGATTTTTTCAAAAAAGGGAAAGAGGCGCCTGCCAAGCCAGTCGCTACTCCTAAAAGCGCGCCGCGCACGGCTGCCCCGCCGGTTAGCCCCACGCATGCAGCCGCCGCCAACGACAACCTGAAAAAGGCAGCGGCCCCTGCCCAGGACACCTACACGGTGCAGAGCGGCGATTCGCTTTCGAAGATTGCCAAGAGCCACTACGGGGACGCCGGTGACTGGAAACGCATCTATGAGGCTAATAAGACACTTATCGGTGCCAATCCGGATCTGATCCACCCGGGCCAGCGGCTTGTGATTCCGAGAGACTAG
- a CDS encoding segregation and condensation protein A, with protein sequence MSFEIKLPLFEGPFDLLLFFIERDELDIHDIPIFQITNEFLGYLQQLEQLNIEVASDFILTAATLMRIKAKMLLPRVEKDEAGNEIDPRQELVQHLLEYKKYKGAVPDLALMEEQRLAQESRGNLHEELQQIASANHFEYELQDLSLYRLMRVFERAMARYAEEQTRPKHTVVTYPYTIEDQRDLIMRMVTERSQLAFSQLIAEFPDKIGMIFNFLAILDMLQLNLIGVEVGEGFNDFIITAAEGQATQVMQLLLEE encoded by the coding sequence GTGAGTTTCGAGATTAAATTACCATTATTCGAAGGGCCGTTCGACCTGTTGCTCTTCTTCATCGAGCGCGACGAGCTGGATATCCACGACATCCCCATCTTTCAGATCACGAACGAGTTCCTGGGATACCTGCAGCAACTGGAGCAGCTCAACATTGAAGTCGCCAGCGATTTTATCCTCACCGCCGCCACGCTCATGCGCATCAAGGCCAAAATGCTGCTGCCGCGCGTGGAGAAGGACGAGGCGGGCAACGAGATTGACCCGCGCCAGGAACTGGTGCAGCACCTGCTGGAGTACAAGAAGTACAAGGGTGCCGTGCCGGACCTGGCCCTGATGGAGGAGCAGCGCCTGGCGCAGGAGAGCCGGGGCAACCTGCACGAGGAGCTGCAGCAGATCGCCAGCGCCAACCACTTCGAGTACGAGCTGCAGGATCTGAGCCTGTACAGGCTGATGCGCGTGTTTGAGCGGGCGATGGCACGCTACGCAGAGGAGCAGACCCGGCCGAAGCACACGGTCGTCACCTATCCGTATACCATCGAGGACCAGCGCGACCTGATCATGCGGATGGTGACGGAGCGCAGCCAGCTCGCTTTCTCGCAGCTCATCGCCGAGTTCCCGGATAAGATCGGGATGATCTTCAACTTTCTGGCTATTCTGGACATGCTGCAGCTCAACCTGATCGGCGTGGAAGTGGGCGAGGGCTTCAACGATTTCATCATCACGGCGGCCGAAGGGCAGGCCACGCAGGTCATGCAGTTGCTGCTGGAGGAATAG
- a CDS encoding lipocalin family protein translates to MSRIEREYTGRSALHTLLALLLAVVLASCGGEDKVGAESMISGPSSKTWVADEQLDAAGEEVEQAEAANGSMQFYADGRFALGEGGQLRTGTWSFDQSARRLTLQFENDNVSENFEVTKLTEDEMNLKVPDGAEMKLKAK, encoded by the coding sequence ATGAGCAGAATAGAAAGAGAGTATACCGGTAGAAGCGCGCTGCACACGCTGCTGGCCCTGCTGCTGGCGGTGGTGCTGGCAAGCTGCGGCGGAGAAGACAAAGTGGGGGCTGAAAGCATGATCTCCGGCCCGAGCAGCAAGACCTGGGTGGCCGACGAGCAACTGGACGCTGCCGGCGAAGAGGTGGAACAGGCAGAAGCCGCCAATGGCAGCATGCAGTTTTACGCCGATGGCCGCTTTGCGCTGGGCGAGGGCGGCCAGCTCCGCACAGGCACCTGGTCTTTCGACCAGTCTGCCAGGCGCCTGACACTTCAGTTTGAGAACGACAACGTATCCGAGAACTTTGAGGTGACGAAGCTGACGGAAGACGAGATGAACCTGAAAGTGCCCGATGGCGCCGAAATGAAGCTGAAAGCAAAGTAA
- a CDS encoding FAD-dependent monooxygenase produces MKVIIIGGGIGGLCAAIALQQGGFDTTIYEAAPELKAVGAGVGLAANAMQGLARLGVSEEVVARGKQLEALVMFDEKGGTIRNLDTRPLSRKYGISNFVIHRADLHEVLQNHLQPGSLVLGKRCEHITQQGGQVQARFTDGAQASADLLVAADGINSVVRRRLLPHSQPRYAGYTCWRAVIQNPGVYINPMISAETWAPQGRVGMAPLPGGRIYWYACINAPEQDPHMRQMTPAQLASHFAGVHAPVAEVLAATKPEQLLWNDIADLKPLKHFIYDRVLLLGDAAHATTPNMGQGACQAIEDAVVLGQCLQREPVLETALRLYEKRRLARTAKVIRLSRLLGQVAQWPHPVPGLLRNGLFRTMPQGITQRQMEWLYQVDF; encoded by the coding sequence ATGAAGGTCATCATCATCGGGGGAGGAATCGGGGGTTTGTGTGCGGCTATTGCGCTGCAGCAGGGCGGCTTTGACACCACTATATATGAGGCGGCGCCCGAGCTGAAGGCGGTCGGCGCGGGTGTGGGCCTGGCGGCCAACGCCATGCAGGGCCTGGCACGCCTGGGGGTGTCGGAGGAAGTGGTGGCACGCGGCAAGCAACTCGAAGCCCTGGTGATGTTCGACGAAAAAGGAGGCACCATCCGCAACCTCGATACCCGCCCCCTGAGCCGGAAGTACGGTATCAGCAACTTTGTGATACACCGCGCCGACCTCCACGAAGTGCTGCAAAACCACCTGCAGCCCGGCTCTCTTGTGTTGGGCAAGCGCTGTGAGCATATAACCCAGCAGGGCGGGCAGGTGCAGGCGCGCTTTACGGACGGCGCCCAGGCTTCCGCCGATTTACTGGTGGCGGCCGACGGCATCAACTCCGTGGTGCGGCGGCGACTGTTGCCGCACAGCCAGCCGCGCTACGCCGGCTACACCTGCTGGCGCGCCGTCATCCAAAACCCGGGGGTATATATAAATCCGATGATTTCGGCGGAGACGTGGGCACCGCAGGGGCGGGTGGGCATGGCGCCGCTGCCCGGTGGCCGCATTTACTGGTACGCCTGCATCAACGCGCCGGAGCAGGACCCCCATATGCGCCAGATGACGCCAGCGCAGCTTGCCAGCCACTTTGCAGGCGTGCATGCTCCGGTGGCGGAAGTGCTGGCCGCCACCAAACCCGAACAGCTCCTCTGGAATGATATCGCGGACTTAAAGCCCCTGAAGCATTTTATATATGACCGGGTGCTGCTGCTGGGGGATGCCGCCCACGCCACCACGCCCAACATGGGGCAGGGCGCCTGCCAGGCCATCGAAGATGCCGTGGTGCTGGGCCAGTGCCTGCAGCGGGAGCCGGTTCTGGAAACCGCCCTGAGGCTATATGAGAAAAGGAGGCTGGCGCGCACCGCCAAAGTTATCCGCCTGTCGCGGTTGCTGGGGCAGGTGGCGCAGTGGCCGCATCCCGTGCCGGGCCTCTTGCGCAACGGCCTTTTCCGAACGATGCCCCAGGGTATCACGCAAAGGCAGATGGAGTGGCTTTACCAGGTGGACTTTTAA
- a CDS encoding alpha/beta fold hydrolase, translated as MENIYTDAGSGDTLVFLHGFCESKQVWAGFVAPLQQRFRVITLDLPGHGDNTASSSPYTMESLADEVKQRLDELEVKKCLLVGHSMGGYVGMAFAEKYGHRLRGLCLFHSSALPDTEEKKASRTKSIDFVERHGVTSFVNPLIEPLFYEGNRDRLQQEIEMMKEIGRQTPQAAVVSALAAMRDRPNRAHVLREAKYPVQFIFGKDDTAVPLDKALEQCHLPDYGTALFLGKTGHMGMFERTAETQKALVKFAETVFELVS; from the coding sequence ATGGAAAACATATATACAGACGCAGGCTCCGGCGACACGCTGGTCTTCCTGCACGGCTTCTGCGAGAGCAAGCAGGTCTGGGCCGGATTTGTGGCGCCGTTGCAGCAGCGGTTCAGAGTCATCACCCTCGACCTGCCCGGCCACGGCGATAACACAGCCAGCAGCAGCCCCTATACCATGGAAAGCCTGGCCGATGAGGTGAAACAACGGTTAGATGAACTGGAGGTGAAAAAATGCCTCCTGGTTGGGCACTCGATGGGCGGCTATGTGGGTATGGCCTTCGCCGAAAAATACGGCCATAGGCTCCGTGGACTCTGCCTTTTCCACTCCTCCGCCCTGCCCGATACGGAGGAGAAGAAAGCGAGCCGCACCAAATCCATCGACTTTGTGGAGCGCCACGGCGTTACAAGCTTCGTCAATCCGCTGATTGAGCCGCTGTTTTACGAAGGTAACCGGGACCGCCTGCAGCAGGAGATAGAGATGATGAAGGAGATTGGCCGCCAAACGCCCCAGGCCGCCGTCGTGAGCGCCCTGGCTGCTATGCGCGACCGGCCCAACCGGGCGCATGTGCTGCGGGAGGCAAAGTACCCGGTGCAGTTCATTTTCGGGAAAGACGACACGGCCGTGCCGCTGGACAAAGCCCTGGAGCAATGCCACCTGCCCGACTACGGCACAGCGCTGTTCCTGGGCAAGACGGGGCATATGGGCATGTTCGAGCGTACGGCTGAGACACAGAAAGCCCTGGTGAAATTTGCCGAGACGGTGTTTGAGTTAGTGAGTTAG
- the dxs gene encoding 1-deoxy-D-xylulose-5-phosphate synthase — translation MIIQPGELLASINTPADLRKLKEAQLLQVCQELRQYIIDVVSIHGGHFGASLGVVELTVALHYAFNTPYDQLVWDVGHQAYGHKILTGRRDIFHTNRKYGGISGFPKRKESEYDTFGVGHSSTSISAALGMAVASKYKHEDKRQHIAVIGDGAMTGGMAFEALNHAGVANANLLVVLNDNCMSIDPNVGALKEYLTDITTSRTYNKVRDEVWKILGKISKFGPDARAIVSKIESGVKAAILKQSNLFEGLNFRYFGPIDGHDIDHLVSVMEDLKHIPGPKILHCLTTKGKGFALAEKDQTKWHAPGLFDKITGEIYEKHFDKPQPPKYQDVFGHTIVELAEQNPKIMGVTPAMPSGCSLNIMMQAMPDRAFDVGIAEQHAVTFSAGLATQGLIPFCNVYSTFMQRGYDQVVHDVCLQNLPVVFCLDRAGFAGADGPTHHGAYDIAYMRCIPNMVVSAPMNEQELRNLMFTATQEGAGPFTIRYPRGEGVMPDWRTPLEAIEIGKGRTVQEGEKVALLTFGHIGNYAVEVCAKLKYDGITPGHYDMRFAKPLDAELLHRIFRKYDKVITVEDGCLQGGFGSAVLEFMVDNGYTSQVRRLGIPDQIFEHGSQLELHKEAGMDPAAIEQTVREMVGVPVKVRI, via the coding sequence ATGATTATTCAACCCGGAGAGCTACTGGCCTCTATCAACACCCCTGCCGACCTTCGGAAACTGAAGGAGGCCCAGCTGTTGCAGGTATGCCAGGAGCTGAGGCAATACATCATTGATGTCGTTTCGATCCACGGCGGCCACTTCGGCGCCAGCCTTGGCGTGGTGGAGCTCACGGTGGCGCTGCACTATGCCTTCAACACGCCGTACGACCAACTGGTGTGGGATGTGGGCCACCAGGCCTATGGGCATAAAATCCTGACCGGCCGCCGCGACATTTTCCACACCAACCGCAAATACGGCGGCATCTCCGGCTTCCCGAAAAGAAAAGAAAGCGAGTACGACACCTTCGGCGTGGGCCACTCCAGCACGTCCATCTCGGCGGCGCTGGGCATGGCCGTGGCCTCCAAATACAAACACGAAGACAAGCGCCAGCACATCGCTGTGATAGGCGACGGCGCCATGACGGGCGGCATGGCCTTCGAGGCACTGAACCACGCGGGCGTGGCCAATGCCAACCTGCTGGTGGTGCTCAACGACAACTGCATGAGCATCGACCCCAACGTGGGCGCGCTGAAGGAATACCTGACCGACATCACCACCTCCCGCACCTATAACAAAGTGCGGGACGAGGTGTGGAAAATCCTGGGCAAGATCAGCAAATTCGGCCCAGACGCCCGCGCCATCGTCTCGAAGATAGAGAGCGGGGTGAAAGCGGCCATCCTCAAGCAGAGCAATTTGTTCGAGGGCCTCAACTTCCGCTACTTCGGCCCGATAGACGGCCACGACATCGACCACCTGGTGTCGGTGATGGAAGACCTGAAGCACATACCCGGCCCGAAAATCCTGCACTGCCTCACCACCAAGGGCAAGGGCTTCGCGCTCGCTGAGAAAGACCAGACCAAATGGCACGCGCCCGGCCTGTTCGATAAGATCACGGGCGAGATATACGAAAAGCACTTCGACAAGCCGCAGCCGCCGAAGTACCAGGACGTGTTTGGCCACACCATCGTGGAACTGGCGGAGCAGAACCCGAAAATCATGGGCGTGACGCCCGCCATGCCTTCCGGCTGCTCGCTCAACATCATGATGCAGGCCATGCCCGACCGCGCTTTTGACGTGGGCATTGCCGAGCAGCACGCCGTTACCTTCTCCGCCGGCCTGGCCACGCAGGGCCTGATTCCGTTCTGCAACGTTTACAGCACCTTTATGCAGCGCGGCTACGACCAGGTGGTACACGATGTGTGCCTGCAGAACCTGCCGGTGGTTTTCTGCCTTGATCGGGCCGGGTTCGCCGGCGCCGACGGCCCCACCCACCACGGCGCGTACGACATTGCCTATATGCGCTGCATCCCGAACATGGTGGTGTCGGCCCCGATGAACGAGCAGGAACTGCGCAACCTCATGTTTACGGCCACCCAGGAGGGCGCCGGCCCGTTCACGATCCGTTACCCAAGAGGGGAGGGCGTGATGCCGGACTGGCGCACCCCGCTGGAGGCGATCGAGATCGGCAAAGGGCGCACGGTGCAGGAAGGGGAGAAGGTGGCCCTGCTGACCTTCGGCCATATAGGCAACTATGCGGTGGAGGTGTGCGCGAAGTTGAAGTACGACGGCATTACCCCCGGCCACTACGACATGCGCTTTGCCAAACCACTGGATGCCGAACTGCTGCACCGCATCTTCCGCAAGTACGACAAAGTGATAACCGTGGAAGACGGCTGTCTGCAGGGCGGGTTTGGAAGCGCTGTGCTGGAGTTTATGGTGGACAACGGCTACACCTCGCAGGTAAGGCGCCTGGGCATTCCGGACCAGATCTTCGAGCACGGCTCCCAACTGGAACTGCACAAAGAAGCAGGCATGGACCCGGCGGCTATCGAACAAACTGTGCGCGAGATGGTCGGCGTGCCCGTGAAAGTCAGAATATAG
- a CDS encoding DHH family phosphoesterase, which yields MHNINALKELLREPKEVMITTHHKPDADALGSSLGLAGYLKKKGHRVTVITPSDYPDFLNWMEGNSEVIVYTEQKDALVQRIIAESQVIFCLDFNTLSRIHEMGEYIRQAGGTKVLIDHHLQPEDFADLNYANTSAAATAEIVYDLIKEMGDADLIDTGIGECLYAGIMTDTGSFRHPSTSQNVHLIIADLLQIGVKSSDIHRLIYDSSTELRLRFLGYALKEKLVVLPEYRTAYFAITADELKAYNSKTGDTEGLVNYALSIEGIVFAALIIDRTQAVKMSFRSVGDFSVNEFARTHFNGGGHKNAAGGISTDTLEATVQKFESLLPQYKDQLQHSATTK from the coding sequence ATGCACAATATCAATGCTCTGAAAGAGCTTCTGCGGGAGCCTAAAGAGGTGATGATCACCACACACCACAAGCCGGACGCCGATGCGCTGGGCTCTTCGCTGGGGTTGGCGGGTTACCTCAAGAAGAAAGGCCACCGCGTCACGGTTATCACGCCTTCTGACTACCCGGACTTCCTGAACTGGATGGAGGGCAACAGCGAAGTGATCGTGTACACCGAGCAGAAAGACGCCCTGGTGCAGCGGATCATCGCCGAGTCGCAGGTCATTTTCTGCCTCGACTTCAACACGCTTTCCCGCATCCACGAGATGGGCGAGTACATCCGGCAGGCCGGGGGCACCAAGGTGCTGATAGACCACCACCTGCAGCCCGAGGACTTCGCCGACCTGAACTACGCCAACACCAGCGCGGCCGCCACGGCCGAGATTGTGTATGACCTGATAAAGGAAATGGGCGATGCGGACCTGATTGACACGGGCATCGGGGAGTGCCTCTACGCCGGCATCATGACGGACACCGGGTCTTTCCGGCACCCGAGCACCTCCCAAAATGTACACCTCATCATCGCCGACCTGCTGCAGATAGGCGTGAAGAGCTCCGACATCCACCGCCTTATATATGACAGCTCCACGGAACTGCGCCTGCGCTTTTTGGGTTATGCCCTGAAAGAAAAGCTGGTGGTGCTGCCGGAGTACAGAACGGCTTACTTTGCGATTACGGCCGACGAGCTGAAGGCGTACAACTCCAAAACAGGCGACACGGAGGGGCTTGTGAACTATGCGCTTTCCATAGAGGGCATTGTTTTTGCCGCCCTGATCATTGACCGCACGCAGGCGGTGAAAATGTCGTTCCGGTCGGTGGGTGATTTCTCGGTCAACGAGTTCGCGCGGACGCACTTCAACGGCGGGGGGCACAAAAACGCCGCCGGGGGCATCTCAACGGACACGCTGGAGGCCACCGTCCAAAAATTTGAAAGCCTGCTGCCGCAGTACAAAGACCAACTGCAGCACAGCGCCACAACCAAGTAA
- a CDS encoding methyltransferase domain-containing protein, translated as MLLPRLKNNGKVTLWLNPLQLKVRRQIQDKMNSGVYEFERLQECVICKSSSWELIGERDRYGLYYPVNICQKCGLVFVDPRIDQKSYNQFYSTEYRKLYLGAEKPTDYFFQQQYRQGERIYNFLADNNMLDSSHKSVLEVGSGAGGILLYFKEKGFEVKGTDLCEEYIEYGKSNYNLDLYASNLRGLKLSKQPDIIIYSHVLEHLLNLEEELALVKSISKPNTKIYIEVPSLKQMHKVYDYNILKYFHIAHTYHFTLATLKNLLTKNGFDLVVGNEQVMSVFQPAASASKSITNDYDSAIAYIEKYEKLRWVYYLFPKAIKYYAGMVIIKALEKLGWKEKVKSILGR; from the coding sequence ATGCTACTCCCTAGACTAAAGAACAATGGCAAGGTGACGTTGTGGCTCAATCCGCTGCAGTTAAAAGTCAGGAGGCAGATACAGGATAAAATGAATTCAGGTGTTTATGAATTCGAGCGTCTTCAGGAATGCGTTATATGTAAAAGCAGCAGTTGGGAGTTGATAGGGGAAAGGGACAGGTATGGCTTGTATTACCCCGTAAACATCTGCCAGAAATGCGGCCTCGTCTTTGTAGATCCCAGAATTGATCAGAAATCCTATAATCAGTTCTACAGCACAGAATACAGGAAGTTATACCTGGGCGCCGAAAAGCCAACGGACTACTTCTTTCAGCAGCAGTACAGGCAGGGCGAAAGAATCTATAATTTTCTGGCGGACAACAATATGTTGGACAGCAGCCACAAATCTGTTTTGGAAGTTGGGAGCGGCGCAGGCGGAATCCTTTTATATTTCAAAGAAAAGGGGTTTGAGGTTAAAGGAACTGATCTTTGCGAGGAGTACATCGAGTATGGGAAGAGCAACTATAATTTAGATCTGTATGCCTCAAACCTCAGGGGCCTTAAGCTCTCAAAGCAGCCGGATATAATCATTTACTCTCATGTGCTGGAGCACCTCCTGAATCTGGAGGAAGAGCTCGCGCTTGTCAAAAGCATATCCAAACCTAATACGAAAATATATATTGAGGTGCCGAGCTTAAAGCAAATGCACAAAGTGTACGACTATAATATCCTGAAATACTTTCACATTGCACACACTTACCATTTCACTCTTGCTACCTTAAAAAATTTACTGACGAAAAATGGGTTTGACCTCGTGGTCGGAAACGAACAGGTAATGTCAGTTTTCCAACCTGCTGCATCTGCCAGCAAATCAATAACCAATGATTATGATTCGGCAATCGCTTATATAGAAAAGTACGAAAAATTAAGATGGGTGTATTACCTGTTCCCTAAAGCGATAAAATACTATGCAGGGATGGTGATTATAAAAGCTTTGGAGAAATTGGGATGGAAGGAAAAGGTGAAAAGCATTTTGGGCAGATGA
- a CDS encoding lysylphosphatidylglycerol synthase transmembrane domain-containing protein, with protein MDQNKKTILKSFSPVKILIPVLLGLAATVWLFMRDDKMGELRGIAQANVWWLVAALLVLFVRDFGYMYRIRSLTDKFLTWRNSLDVIMLWEFASAVTPSVVGGTTVATIILNKEGIPLGKSLAYVMLTAVLDNMFFILAAPIALLATQGQVFPTFNLDPSDVAKLQSAFYISYGLIAVYTLLMIYALFVRPRAFKWLLLKITSIGFLRKWRVNAFQHGNEIMWASEQLKGKGFNYWSRAILSTIFVWSARYFLLNCLIAAFVDVSLSEHLLIISRNLVFWIVMLIAITPGGAGIVEMAFPSFFGLFLGGFSTIVVVLYRLITYYPYLILGSVFLPRWVAKVFGHHSHQSEVRV; from the coding sequence ATGGATCAGAACAAAAAGACGATACTCAAGAGCTTTAGCCCGGTTAAAATACTGATACCCGTGCTGCTGGGCCTTGCGGCCACCGTCTGGCTTTTTATGCGCGACGACAAAATGGGCGAGCTCAGGGGCATCGCCCAGGCCAATGTGTGGTGGCTGGTGGCGGCGCTGCTCGTGCTGTTTGTCCGCGACTTCGGCTATATGTACCGCATCCGCAGCCTCACCGACAAGTTCCTGACCTGGCGCAACAGCCTGGATGTGATCATGCTCTGGGAGTTTGCCTCGGCCGTGACGCCCTCGGTGGTGGGCGGCACCACCGTCGCCACCATCATCCTCAACAAAGAGGGCATTCCGCTGGGCAAGTCGCTGGCGTACGTGATGCTGACGGCGGTGCTCGATAACATGTTCTTCATTCTGGCCGCGCCCATTGCCCTGCTGGCCACGCAGGGGCAGGTGTTCCCCACCTTTAACCTCGACCCCTCGGATGTGGCCAAACTGCAGTCCGCTTTTTATATCAGCTACGGGCTCATCGCGGTATATACCCTCCTGATGATTTACGCGCTGTTTGTGCGCCCGCGCGCGTTCAAGTGGCTGCTGCTGAAAATCACCTCCATCGGCTTCCTGCGCAAGTGGCGCGTCAATGCGTTCCAGCACGGCAACGAGATTATGTGGGCGTCGGAGCAACTGAAGGGCAAAGGCTTCAACTATTGGTCCCGCGCCATCCTTTCCACCATCTTTGTGTGGAGCGCCCGCTATTTTCTGCTCAACTGCCTCATCGCCGCCTTCGTGGACGTGAGCCTTAGCGAGCACCTGCTGATTATTTCCCGCAACCTCGTCTTCTGGATTGTGATGCTGATCGCCATTACGCCGGGCGGCGCCGGTATCGTGGAGATGGCCTTTCCGAGCTTTTTCGGCCTGTTCCTCGGCGGCTTCAGCACCATCGTGGTAGTGCTTTACCGCCTCATCACCTATTACCCTTACCTTATTTTAGGCTCTGTCTTCCTGCCGAGGTGGGTGGCCAAGGTCTTCGGCCACCATTCGCACCAGAGCGAGGTGCGGGTGTAG
- a CDS encoding NAD(P)/FAD-dependent oxidoreductase, whose translation MEGNKKLDVIIVGGSYAGLSAAMSLGRALRQVLIIDSGEPCNRQTPHSHNFITQDGNAPGQIAATAKEQVLKYPTVRFHEGLAVRGRKTEAGFEIETQAGEGFSSRKLLFATGLKDMMPPIEGIAACWGVSVLHCPYCHGYEVKNERTGILANGDMAFEFGKLIYNWTKDLTVFTNGPSRLTGEQASVLEEHHIRVNEKEVSQLLHHQGQLHTIVFKDQSEFAVKALYARPAFTQHCSIPEELGCELTEQGLLKTDIFQKTTVEGVFACGDNSTLGRAVSLSVSAGTMAGASLNKELIEDAFRGSVTAPGTI comes from the coding sequence ATGGAGGGTAACAAAAAACTGGATGTAATTATCGTTGGCGGAAGTTATGCGGGGCTTTCGGCAGCCATGAGCTTAGGCCGTGCCCTGCGGCAGGTTCTGATTATTGACAGCGGTGAACCCTGCAACCGGCAGACACCGCACTCGCACAACTTCATTACACAAGACGGCAACGCCCCCGGGCAGATTGCAGCAACCGCCAAAGAGCAGGTTTTGAAATACCCCACTGTAAGATTTCACGAAGGGCTCGCCGTTCGCGGCAGGAAAACGGAAGCAGGATTTGAAATCGAGACACAGGCAGGCGAGGGGTTCTCGTCCAGGAAGCTACTGTTTGCGACAGGGCTGAAAGACATGATGCCTCCTATCGAAGGCATTGCGGCCTGCTGGGGTGTTTCGGTGCTGCACTGCCCTTACTGCCACGGGTACGAAGTGAAAAACGAGAGAACGGGCATTCTCGCCAATGGCGACATGGCTTTTGAGTTTGGCAAATTGATCTACAACTGGACGAAAGATTTGACCGTCTTTACCAATGGGCCGTCCCGCTTAACCGGAGAGCAAGCCAGCGTTCTGGAGGAGCACCATATCCGGGTGAATGAAAAAGAAGTGAGCCAGCTTCTTCACCACCAAGGGCAGCTGCATACCATTGTATTTAAAGATCAGTCGGAGTTTGCCGTCAAAGCGCTTTACGCTAGGCCTGCCTTTACGCAGCATTGCAGTATTCCTGAAGAACTGGGATGTGAACTGACAGAACAAGGGCTGCTCAAAACGGATATCTTTCAGAAAACGACCGTTGAAGGCGTGTTTGCATGTGGCGACAATTCCACGCTTGGGCGCGCTGTTTCCCTTTCTGTTTCGGCAGGCACCATGGCCGGGGCGTCTCTGAACAAAGAACTTATTGAAGATGCGTTTCGCGGTTCTGTAACAGCGCCCGGTACTATATAG
- a CDS encoding nucleoside-diphosphate kinase, which produces MAGNITFTMIKPDAVADNHIGGITQMIEQGGFRVVAMKKTKLTAERAGKFYEVHKERPFYGDLVSYMSSGPIVAMILEKDNAVEDFRKLIGATNPAQAEEGTIRKKYAKSIEANAVHGSDSDENAQIEGDFFFSADERF; this is translated from the coding sequence ATGGCCGGAAACATCACATTCACCATGATTAAGCCTGACGCAGTGGCCGACAACCACATCGGCGGCATTACCCAAATGATTGAGCAAGGCGGGTTCCGTGTTGTGGCGATGAAGAAAACAAAACTGACAGCCGAGCGTGCCGGTAAGTTTTACGAGGTACACAAAGAGCGTCCGTTCTATGGCGACCTGGTTTCCTATATGTCTTCCGGCCCCATCGTAGCCATGATCCTGGAGAAGGACAACGCCGTAGAGGACTTCCGCAAGCTGATTGGCGCCACCAACCCGGCACAGGCCGAGGAAGGCACCATCCGTAAGAAATACGCCAAGTCGATTGAAGCTAACGCCGTACACGGCTCCGACTCCGACGAAAACGCACAAATTGAAGGCGATTTCTTCTTTAGTGCCGACGAGCGCTTCTAA